The nucleotide window ATCCTGCTCATCACCTCATTTCAGCGAAAGAGCTTATGAATATACAAGAACGTTTTGTAAAAAAAACAAGCCGATAATTTAATATAAAAGTCTTAAAAAATTCACACAAAGACTTTCAATTAAAACAATTGTCTACAAAAATTGCGCCGAAAAGGTCATATGTGACCATCGACAAAAAAAAGGGAGTGTCATGGCAGACAAGGGAAAAAAAGACAAAGGAAAACGAGAAGACCAGAAAAAAGGGAAACTCACACCCAAAGAAAAGCGTAAATTAAAAAAGAAAAAGTAATGTTTCCAATTTTCTCAAATAGTGCCACCTTGAATAAGGAGAAATGAATTCGGCATGAAGGAAATCACGAAAAAAATCGTAAGGGTTGCAAAAGCTATTATATTTCCTGCGATATCAATGACAAAAACTGCTTTTGCATACTCGAAGAATGGGAAACCCGTGAAGATTTGGATCATCACATCAAGTCCCTAAGATTCGGCGTATTACTGGGGACAAAGACCCTTTTACGGAATCCTTTGAAAATAAGGATATACTCCGTTACCCGAACACAAGGCATGGAAGCAGTAGAGGCGATAAGAGCCAAACGAGCATTATAAATGCAAATAAAATAATCTTTAAAAAAGGAGATCCATGATAGAACAAAGAAATTATTATAAAGAAAAGAAACGTATCACGACCGCACTTCTACTTGCAGCCGGCACAGGAAGCCGCCTGCTTCCCCTGACAAAAAATTCTCCCAAATGCATGACAATGGTGAATGAATTTTCCATACTGGAGAGATTGACCAAAAACCTTAATCAGAATGGTTTCAAGCGTCTGGTTGTGGTCACGGGACACTTAGAAGACTGTATCCGCAACTTTTTGGAAGACAGGGCTGGCAATCTTAAAATCGAATATGTATTCAGTCCTTTGTATAAAACAACGAATAATATATATTCTTTGTGGATGGCCCGCAAAATCATCAATGAACCGTTCATGCTGATCGAAAGTGACCTTGTCTTTGACACGTTGTTGTTAAAGGATATGCTTTATCCGGACAGAATAGCCGTTGCAAGCATAAAACCATGGTTGAACGGTTCAACTGTTACATTAAATCAATCCAATCATGTTGATGCATTCCACAGCAGCACAGTTGCTTCTTCAAATAAAACAAAATATAAGACTGTCAATATTTACAGCCTTTCTCTTGCTTCCTGGGATCGTGTTGTTCACATGCTGAATCAATATGTTTTAGCCGGAAGGGTCAATGACTATTATGAAGCTGTTTTTGAGAAGATGGTAGCGAAAAATCAATTATCGCTTAAAGCGGTTTTTTTTGACGGCAAACCCTGGTATGAAGTCGACACCATAGACGATCTTACAATTGCTGAGCAACTTTTTCCCTCACAAGTCAACCAGAAACCATACTTTGGTGACATAAACACAGATGATTTGATAATCCCCTTAATGCCTGCCTGCAAATCTACCTTGAAAGGACAGTTTAGTGCCACATCCAGATTATAAAAATCAAACAGAAAAATATGAATATATTTCAGGTCAGCATGGTGGATACTATCGCCATGATTTTATCGACCATGCTTATCTGTATAACCTTTATTTTCCACCCGAAGATATTTTTGACCATTTTAAAAACCAAATCCATGATCTGGTACTCAACTACCCGGTTGCTCAGGATGTCCTTGCTTCTCTTGTGGGTAAGCTCATCAATCAAAAGCCTGAAAACATTGTTGTCGGCAATGGTGCGGCAGAGCTTATTAAAATCGTTTCAGGTCAGATTGCCCGAAAAATCATTGTACCTGTGCCGTCTTTTAATGAATATGTGAATGCTGCACCAAAGGGCAGTGCCATAGAGTTTCCACTTGAATTTCCATCTTTTCATCTGGATGTGGAGAAGTTTGCCGATCAAGTTATAAAATCCAAAGCAGATATTGCCGTCGTGGTTACGCCGAACAATCCGACTTCCATAGCCATCCCAAAGGTCGATCTGATATATCTGGCAAAAAGGCTGGCTGATCAAGATTGTCAGCTGATTATTGATGAATCATTTGTTGATTTTGTTGACAAGCCGGATCAGACAAGCATGGAAAATGAAATTGAACAATATCCAAATATTGCTATTTTCAAAAGCATGAGTAAGGCATATGGCATCTGCGGCATTAGAATAGGCTATCTTCTGACGGCAAACTCCAAATTTGCAAAAGCTGTCCGCCAAGGTGTACATATCTGGAACATTAATGGATTTGCCGAAGAATTTTTGAGAATTTTACCGGATTTTAATAAAGAGTTTATCACGAGTTGCAAACAGGTTAAAAAAGACCGGGATACGCTTTATTATGACTTAAAAAGTTTGTTGGGAGGCACAATTTATAAACCGGATGCCAATTTTATTTTTTGTCGTCTGCCTGACAAAAGTCCTAATGCTCCTGAAATTACAAAAAAACTATTTATTGAGCATAATATGTATATCAAACACTGTCAGGGAAAAACCCTGCCTGATTCGGAAAGATATATCCGCATTGCTTCAAGAACCAATAAAGAAAATTCCAACCTGGTTGATGCGCTGGTGTCTATCCTTGGTTATAAAAAACATTAAAAAGGATGTTTATGAACAAATTAAGCGATAGCCAATCCCATCCGGCCGGAATGATTTTTTTCGCAAAAGATCTTCCAAATATCTGTTCACTTGCAGGGCTTTTATGCGCACTCTTGGGCGTCTATTTTGCAATTCTTCAAAATTTTAAAATGGCAATCGTTGGAATGATATGGGCGGTTTTGTTTGACTGGGCAGACGGTATCATTGCCCGTAAAATGAAAGGCAGAACAGATATGCACAGGCAGTTCGGCGGGCAGTTGGACTCGTTGATTGATATGGTCAGCTTTGGAATCTGTCCTGCTGTTTTCCTTTTAAGCTATGGCAACTTCAGCCCATGGTTCCTGCCGGGAGCCTTTGTGATTGTCAGTGCAAGCGCCATTCGGCTCAGCTATTTCAATGTATTTGGTCTTATTGATGATTCAACGTATATGGGACTTGCGCTTGACAACAACACGATCCTTTTCGCTTTTATTTTTTTGTTTGAAGGCCTGTTTAATTCAAAGGGTTTTTCAATCATAACATACACAATATTCATGGTCATGGCCGTGCTTAATCTGTCGCCCGTCAGGACACCTAAGTTTTCCGGCAAATGGTTCTATGCCCTTTTGTTCTATGCTGTAGTTTTGACAATTATTTACGGGTGGATGCTATGGAGCAAAGCTTAATATAGGCATCAAGGGCCAGAGTTTTATCACATCTTTTTTTTAGGGTCA belongs to Desulfobacula toluolica Tol2 and includes:
- a CDS encoding pyridoxal phosphate-dependent aminotransferase, with the protein product MPHPDYKNQTEKYEYISGQHGGYYRHDFIDHAYLYNLYFPPEDIFDHFKNQIHDLVLNYPVAQDVLASLVGKLINQKPENIVVGNGAAELIKIVSGQIARKIIVPVPSFNEYVNAAPKGSAIEFPLEFPSFHLDVEKFADQVIKSKADIAVVVTPNNPTSIAIPKVDLIYLAKRLADQDCQLIIDESFVDFVDKPDQTSMENEIEQYPNIAIFKSMSKAYGICGIRIGYLLTANSKFAKAVRQGVHIWNINGFAEEFLRILPDFNKEFITSCKQVKKDRDTLYYDLKSLLGGTIYKPDANFIFCRLPDKSPNAPEITKKLFIEHNMYIKHCQGKTLPDSERYIRIASRTNKENSNLVDALVSILGYKKH
- a CDS encoding CDP-alcohol phosphatidyltransferase family protein codes for the protein MNKLSDSQSHPAGMIFFAKDLPNICSLAGLLCALLGVYFAILQNFKMAIVGMIWAVLFDWADGIIARKMKGRTDMHRQFGGQLDSLIDMVSFGICPAVFLLSYGNFSPWFLPGAFVIVSASAIRLSYFNVFGLIDDSTYMGLALDNNTILFAFIFLFEGLFNSKGFSIITYTIFMVMAVLNLSPVRTPKFSGKWFYALLFYAVVLTIIYGWMLWSKA
- a CDS encoding putative quinol monooxygenase; this translates as MRHEGNHEKNRKGCKSYYISCDINDKNCFCILEEWETREDLDHHIKSLRFGVLLGTKTLLRNPLKIRIYSVTRTQGMEAVEAIRAKRAL
- a CDS encoding phosphocholine cytidylyltransferase family protein codes for the protein MIEQRNYYKEKKRITTALLLAAGTGSRLLPLTKNSPKCMTMVNEFSILERLTKNLNQNGFKRLVVVTGHLEDCIRNFLEDRAGNLKIEYVFSPLYKTTNNIYSLWMARKIINEPFMLIESDLVFDTLLLKDMLYPDRIAVASIKPWLNGSTVTLNQSNHVDAFHSSTVASSNKTKYKTVNIYSLSLASWDRVVHMLNQYVLAGRVNDYYEAVFEKMVAKNQLSLKAVFFDGKPWYEVDTIDDLTIAEQLFPSQVNQKPYFGDINTDDLIIPLMPACKSTLKGQFSATSRL